The following are encoded in a window of uncultured Pseudomonas sp. genomic DNA:
- a CDS encoding electron transfer flavoprotein subunit beta/FixA family protein translates to MKVLVAVKRVVDYNVKVRVKADNSGVDLANVKMSMNPFCEIAVEEAVRLKEKGVASEIVVVTIGPTTAQEQLRTALALGADRAILVESADELNSLAVAKLLKAVVDKEQPQLVILGKQAIDSDNNQTGQMLAALTGFAQGTFASKVEVAGDKINVTREIDGGLQTVALNLPAIVTTDLRLNEPRYASLPNIMKAKKKPLETVTPGDLGVSTASTVKTLKVEAPATRSAGIKVKSVAELVEKLKNEAKVI, encoded by the coding sequence ATGAAGGTTCTTGTAGCTGTCAAACGAGTGGTCGACTACAACGTCAAAGTTCGCGTCAAAGCGGACAACAGCGGCGTTGATCTTGCCAACGTCAAGATGTCGATGAACCCTTTCTGCGAAATCGCCGTGGAAGAAGCCGTACGCCTGAAAGAGAAAGGCGTAGCGAGCGAAATCGTTGTTGTAACCATCGGCCCGACCACTGCTCAAGAGCAGCTGCGTACCGCGCTGGCGCTGGGTGCTGACCGTGCCATCCTGGTTGAATCGGCCGATGAGCTGAACTCCCTGGCTGTCGCCAAACTGCTGAAGGCGGTTGTTGATAAAGAGCAGCCACAGCTGGTTATCCTCGGCAAGCAGGCCATCGACAGCGACAACAACCAGACTGGCCAGATGCTCGCTGCCCTGACTGGTTTCGCTCAAGGCACCTTCGCTTCCAAAGTGGAAGTGGCGGGCGACAAGATCAACGTCACCCGCGAAATCGACGGCGGTCTGCAGACCGTTGCGTTGAACCTGCCGGCGATCGTGACCACCGACCTGCGCCTCAACGAGCCGCGCTACGCGTCGCTGCCGAACATCATGAAGGCCAAGAAGAAGCCGCTGGAAACCGTTACCCCGGGCGACCTGGGCGTTTCCACTGCCTCCACTGTGAAGACCCTGAAAGTCGAAGCGCCTGCTACCCGCAGCGCCGGCATCAAGGTCAAGTCCGTGGCTGAACTGGTCGAGAAACTGAAGAACGAGGCGAAGGTAATCTAA
- a CDS encoding MaoC family dehydratase, with protein MTSMKTRTFAETKLGEQLPELAIPITVTLINGGAIATRDYFPGHHDVEAARELGSPHIFMNILTTTALVQRFVEGWAGPLASFGDVRIKLGVPNYPGDTMTFSGEVSERDEDKRSLVITLKGKNSMGNHAVGTVSLVLPT; from the coding sequence ATGACCTCGATGAAAACCAGAACCTTTGCTGAAACCAAGCTCGGCGAGCAACTTCCCGAGCTGGCGATCCCTATCACCGTGACCCTGATCAATGGCGGGGCAATTGCCACCCGTGATTACTTTCCTGGCCACCATGATGTCGAGGCCGCTCGTGAGCTGGGCTCGCCACATATCTTCATGAATATCCTGACCACCACGGCGCTGGTACAGCGGTTTGTCGAAGGTTGGGCCGGCCCGCTGGCCAGTTTCGGCGATGTTCGCATCAAGCTGGGCGTTCCTAACTACCCCGGCGACACCATGACGTTCAGCGGTGAAGTGAGCGAGCGGGACGAAGACAAGCGCTCGCTGGTGATCACGCTCAAGGGTAAGAATTCCATGGGCAACCACGCGGTCGGTACGGTCAGCCTGGTTCTGCCAACATAA
- a CDS encoding acyl-CoA dehydrogenase family protein yields the protein MFVDLTAEQKKLRLEVRDYFNGLMTDELRCELRGAEGSETSNRLIRQMGQDGWLAVGWPKEYGGQGYGATEQLIFFEEANIASAPLPFVTISTVGPALMANGTAEQKQAFLPGIAAGEIHFAIGYSEPGAGSDLATLKTTAKVEEDRFVVNGNKLWTSGAHSADYIWLAARTNPQELRHKGISILIVDTRAEGFSHTLIPTCSNPTAATYYDNVEVPKNRLVGELNKGWHLVTAQLNHERLGLGSWSDRVVGMFRKVYLWARAEDEQGRRAMDQAWVRSLLAECYAKIEAMRLINFRIAADLDHDRMDVALASTTKVFGSESVVDILRKLSEVVGASGLIREGSAAAFLLGELEYDVRACVTLTFGGGTNEIQRELIAQFGLGMPRSR from the coding sequence ATGTTTGTAGACTTAACCGCAGAACAGAAAAAACTGCGCCTTGAAGTGCGCGATTACTTCAATGGCCTGATGACCGACGAGCTGCGCTGCGAGCTGCGTGGTGCCGAGGGTTCGGAGACGTCGAACCGGCTGATTCGGCAGATGGGCCAGGACGGCTGGCTGGCAGTGGGTTGGCCGAAGGAGTACGGCGGCCAGGGCTATGGTGCCACTGAGCAGCTGATCTTCTTTGAAGAGGCCAATATCGCCAGTGCGCCGCTGCCTTTCGTTACCATCAGCACCGTGGGCCCGGCCTTAATGGCTAATGGCACAGCCGAGCAGAAACAGGCTTTCCTGCCGGGCATTGCCGCCGGGGAAATCCATTTCGCCATCGGCTATTCGGAGCCGGGCGCGGGGTCGGATCTGGCGACCCTGAAGACCACCGCAAAGGTGGAAGAGGATCGCTTTGTCGTCAACGGCAACAAACTGTGGACCTCGGGTGCGCACTCCGCCGATTACATCTGGCTGGCGGCGCGCACCAATCCGCAAGAGTTGCGCCACAAGGGCATTTCCATCCTGATCGTGGATACCCGCGCCGAGGGCTTCTCTCACACCCTGATCCCGACTTGTAGCAACCCGACGGCGGCAACGTATTACGACAATGTCGAAGTGCCGAAAAATCGTCTGGTTGGCGAGCTGAACAAGGGCTGGCATCTGGTTACCGCACAGCTTAACCATGAGCGTTTGGGCCTTGGCTCATGGTCTGATCGAGTGGTTGGCATGTTTCGCAAGGTCTATCTATGGGCACGGGCCGAGGATGAGCAGGGCCGCCGCGCCATGGATCAGGCTTGGGTACGCAGTCTGCTGGCCGAGTGTTACGCGAAGATCGAGGCCATGCGCCTGATCAACTTCCGCATCGCCGCCGATCTGGATCATGATCGGATGGACGTAGCGTTGGCGTCGACCACCAAGGTGTTCGGCTCCGAGTCAGTGGTGGATATCCTGCGCAAACTGAGTGAGGTCGTAGGTGCCAGCGGGCTGATTCGTGAGGGCAGCGCCGCAGCGTTTTTGCTGGGTGAGTTGGAGTACGACGTGCGCGCCTGCGTGACCTTGACCTTTGGCGGCGGCACTAACGAAATCCAGCGTGAACTGATCGCTCAGTTCGGTCTTGGTATGCCGCGCTCACGCTGA
- a CDS encoding acyl-CoA dehydrogenase family protein yields MDFSLTDDQRAIAEMADSVFQDYCTDERMREFDLAAEPFMQALWQTCIDTGLHALAIPEAFGGSGMGITDLHCVLRAQGAGLGQVPLWQHQLTAACLAEFAADSQRALIEQAAAGSQLLSFSLQGLASSHGLALRLDEQDGRLLLQGHVNAVDVAAQADQLLLAVETAEGQRLVLLDPRSEGVQLVPAVSNHGLGVADVQCRNVLIYAVQLLPLAALPWLEQRAIAAVAALQLGVSEAQVRRTVEYVNQREQFGRAIGTFQAVQMSMADCHIAIESLRSCLYQLCYRLDNGMPSGSEAFATRFLCVEAAHLIGHKAQHVHGGIGVDLTYPIHRFLYWSRYLSLVLGGSAATLERLGDWLANNDTLGWKYDLDENQNLC; encoded by the coding sequence GTGGATTTTTCATTGACTGACGACCAGCGCGCGATTGCCGAAATGGCCGATAGCGTGTTCCAGGATTACTGCACCGACGAGCGCATGCGCGAGTTCGATCTGGCAGCTGAGCCCTTCATGCAGGCGCTGTGGCAGACCTGCATCGATACGGGGCTGCATGCGCTGGCCATTCCGGAAGCATTCGGCGGCAGCGGCATGGGCATTACCGACTTGCATTGCGTGCTGCGTGCGCAAGGTGCGGGTTTGGGTCAGGTACCGTTGTGGCAGCACCAGCTGACTGCAGCCTGTTTGGCCGAGTTTGCCGCCGACTCCCAGCGAGCATTGATCGAACAGGCCGCTGCCGGCAGCCAACTGCTGAGTTTTTCCCTGCAGGGGCTGGCGTCCAGTCATGGCCTGGCTCTGCGCTTGGATGAACAGGATGGCCGCCTGCTGTTGCAGGGCCATGTTAATGCGGTGGATGTGGCGGCTCAGGCCGACCAGCTGCTGCTGGCCGTCGAGACGGCTGAAGGTCAGCGTTTGGTGCTGCTGGATCCGCGCAGCGAAGGCGTGCAGCTGGTGCCAGCCGTGAGCAACCATGGCCTTGGCGTGGCGGACGTGCAGTGCCGCAATGTATTGATCTATGCCGTGCAGCTCTTGCCGCTTGCGGCCTTGCCTTGGCTGGAGCAGCGGGCGATTGCCGCGGTGGCAGCGTTGCAGCTCGGGGTCAGCGAAGCGCAGGTGCGGCGTACCGTGGAGTACGTTAACCAGCGCGAGCAGTTCGGGCGAGCCATCGGCACCTTCCAGGCGGTGCAGATGAGCATGGCGGACTGCCACATCGCCATTGAGAGTTTGCGCAGCTGTTTGTATCAGCTGTGTTATCGCCTCGACAACGGCATGCCGAGCGGTTCGGAAGCATTTGCCACGCGTTTCCTGTGTGTCGAAGCGGCGCACCTGATCGGCCACAAGGCTCAGCATGTGCATGGTGGCATTGGCGTCGATCTGACCTATCCGATCCACCGTTTTCTTTACTGGAGCCGCTACCTGAGTCTGGTGCTGGGTGGTTCTGCTGCCACTCTCGAGCGTCTCGGTGACTGGCTGGCCAACAATGACACGCTTGGATGGAAATATGACCTCGATGAAAACCAGAACCTTTGCTGA
- a CDS encoding lipid-transfer protein: MNDAMLSGKAAIAGLGATEFSKNSGRTELRLAMEATLAALADAGIDPKDVDGFSSYSVDKVPEYEIARLLGCEQVKFFSQVPHGGGAACGPVMHAAMAVATGVAKTVVVYRAMNERSWYRFGTGNYGFADTPLFDNVNYGWYMPHGFHTPASWVGMFARRYMHTYGATTEDFGRIAVAARDFAATNPAAFFHGKPITLEDHQNSRWICDPLRLLDCCQESDGAVAMVITSVERARDLKQKPVIIKGAAQGIAAGQQSMTSFYRDDITGLPEMGVVAKEIYRQSGLGPDAIQTAVIYDHFTPFVLPQLEEFGFCERGEAKEFIRAGHHARGGRLPINTHGGQLGEAYIHGMNGIAEGVRQVRGSSVNQVVNVDNVLVTAGTGVPTSGLILGVA, translated from the coding sequence ATGAATGATGCAATGCTGTCCGGAAAGGCTGCGATTGCCGGTCTTGGTGCCACTGAGTTTTCCAAAAACTCCGGTCGCACCGAGCTGCGTCTGGCCATGGAAGCGACGCTGGCGGCGCTGGCCGATGCCGGTATCGACCCTAAAGATGTCGACGGTTTCAGCTCCTACTCGGTAGATAAAGTGCCGGAGTACGAGATCGCTCGGCTGCTGGGTTGCGAGCAGGTGAAATTCTTCTCCCAGGTGCCGCATGGCGGCGGTGCTGCGTGCGGCCCGGTGATGCATGCGGCTATGGCTGTGGCCACCGGTGTGGCGAAAACCGTAGTGGTCTACCGGGCGATGAACGAGCGCTCCTGGTACCGTTTTGGTACTGGCAACTATGGCTTCGCTGATACCCCGCTGTTCGACAACGTCAACTATGGCTGGTACATGCCTCACGGTTTCCATACCCCGGCATCTTGGGTGGGCATGTTCGCCCGCCGCTACATGCACACCTATGGCGCCACCACCGAGGATTTCGGCCGTATCGCTGTGGCCGCGCGCGATTTCGCCGCGACCAACCCCGCAGCCTTCTTCCACGGTAAGCCAATCACCCTGGAAGACCATCAGAACTCGCGCTGGATCTGCGATCCGCTGCGCCTGCTCGATTGCTGCCAGGAGTCAGACGGCGCCGTGGCGATGGTTATCACCTCGGTTGAGCGTGCGCGGGATCTCAAGCAAAAGCCGGTGATCATTAAAGGCGCTGCCCAGGGTATCGCTGCTGGTCAACAGAGCATGACCTCGTTCTATCGCGATGACATTACCGGCTTGCCGGAGATGGGCGTGGTGGCCAAGGAAATCTATCGCCAGTCAGGCCTGGGGCCGGACGCGATCCAGACCGCGGTGATCTACGACCACTTCACCCCCTTCGTGCTGCCGCAACTGGAAGAGTTCGGCTTCTGCGAGCGCGGTGAGGCCAAGGAGTTCATTCGTGCCGGGCATCATGCGCGCGGCGGACGCCTGCCGATCAACACTCATGGTGGTCAGTTGGGTGAAGCCTATATCCATGGCATGAACGGTATTGCCGAAGGCGTGCGCCAGGTACGTGGCAGTTCGGTGAACCAGGTGGTCAACGTAGACAATGTGCTGGTCACCGCCGGTACCGGCGTGCCAACCAGCGGCCTGATTCTGGGCGTAGCCTGA
- a CDS encoding SDR family oxidoreductase yields MQSPSQLDYRGKVVLITGGTKGIGAGIACAYLAAGAQVFVCGRQPPEQLPQAAGNEASFLPADVRDVDVMAQVFATIKQQAGRLDVLVNNAGGSPHAEAATASPRFSESIIRLNLLAPLNIAQQANQLMQQQAEGGVIIFIGSVSASRPSPGTAAYGAAKAGIVALASSLAVEWAPKVRVLTISPGLIRTEQSHLHYGDEAGIAAVGAGIPAGRMGEPEDIANACLYAGSPMAAYFSGTNLLLHGGGERPAFLAASTSGKA; encoded by the coding sequence ATGCAGTCTCCCAGCCAGCTGGATTACCGTGGCAAAGTGGTTCTGATCACCGGCGGTACCAAAGGTATCGGTGCCGGTATCGCGTGTGCCTACCTGGCTGCCGGTGCGCAGGTGTTCGTTTGCGGGCGTCAGCCTCCCGAGCAGCTGCCACAGGCGGCTGGCAACGAGGCAAGCTTTTTGCCAGCCGACGTGCGCGATGTGGACGTTATGGCGCAGGTGTTTGCAACGATCAAACAGCAGGCCGGTCGCCTCGATGTACTGGTCAATAACGCGGGCGGTAGTCCGCATGCCGAGGCGGCAACGGCCTCGCCGCGCTTCAGCGAAAGCATCATTCGCCTCAATCTGCTGGCACCGTTGAATATCGCTCAGCAGGCCAATCAGCTGATGCAGCAGCAGGCCGAAGGCGGGGTGATCATCTTTATCGGCTCGGTTAGCGCCTCCCGACCTTCACCGGGTACTGCCGCTTATGGCGCGGCCAAGGCCGGCATCGTTGCGCTGGCCAGCTCGCTGGCGGTGGAGTGGGCGCCGAAAGTACGGGTGCTGACCATCAGCCCTGGGCTGATCCGCACCGAACAATCCCATTTGCATTACGGCGATGAAGCCGGCATCGCTGCAGTCGGCGCGGGGATTCCCGCCGGCCGTATGGGCGAGCCGGAGGACATCGCCAATGCCTGTCTGTATGCCGGCTCACCGATGGCGGCCTATTTCAGTGGAACCAACCTGCTGTTGCATGGCGGTGGCGAGCGACCAGCCTTTTTGGCTGCTTCCACCTCCGGCAAGGCGTGA
- a CDS encoding OB-fold domain-containing protein, whose amino-acid sequence MADQELIDKVQAMVGREYGRVYAWDRVNAPMIRQWCEVMGISNPLYTDAAFARAQGHADVVAPPGMLQVWCMGGLDQENFPEGSTTENNFEVLKVIEPYGYPAVVAVNSDLHFDRPIIAGERLYFTARLDSVSEEKTTPLGTGFFVTVLMTYFSEAEAGGSDEQVGKQLFRVFKFKPAQRPPAAKPQEQKAAPKAMRPLPGRSDDSRFFWEGCEAGKLLIQRCSDCQTLRHPPAPVCIKCHSFAWDSIEASGKAHLYSFVVMHYPEVAPFDYPNPIGLIELDEGVRLIAGLVGVNADQLKIGQRLQVEFERFDDRQTLPQFRPVA is encoded by the coding sequence TTGGCTGATCAAGAATTGATAGACAAGGTGCAGGCCATGGTCGGGCGTGAATATGGTCGCGTCTACGCCTGGGATCGAGTGAATGCGCCGATGATCCGGCAGTGGTGCGAAGTAATGGGCATCAGCAATCCGCTGTATACCGATGCTGCATTTGCTCGCGCTCAGGGCCATGCGGATGTAGTCGCGCCGCCCGGCATGCTGCAGGTGTGGTGCATGGGTGGACTGGATCAGGAGAACTTCCCTGAGGGTTCCACCACCGAGAACAATTTTGAAGTGCTCAAAGTTATCGAGCCCTACGGCTACCCGGCGGTGGTGGCGGTCAACTCTGATTTGCATTTCGATCGCCCGATCATTGCCGGCGAGCGCCTGTATTTCACCGCACGACTGGATTCGGTCAGTGAGGAGAAGACCACCCCGCTGGGCACTGGTTTCTTCGTCACGGTCTTGATGACCTACTTCTCTGAAGCAGAGGCCGGCGGTTCGGACGAGCAGGTTGGCAAGCAGCTGTTCCGCGTCTTCAAATTCAAGCCCGCACAGCGTCCGCCAGCCGCCAAACCGCAAGAGCAGAAAGCTGCGCCTAAGGCCATGCGTCCCTTGCCCGGCCGAAGTGATGACAGCCGTTTCTTCTGGGAAGGCTGCGAGGCCGGCAAGCTGCTGATTCAACGTTGCAGCGACTGCCAGACCCTGCGCCATCCACCTGCGCCGGTGTGCATCAAGTGCCACAGCTTTGCCTGGGACAGCATCGAGGCCAGCGGTAAGGCTCATCTGTATTCCTTCGTGGTCATGCACTACCCGGAAGTAGCGCCGTTTGATTATCCCAACCCGATCGGCCTGATCGAACTGGACGAGGGCGTGCGGCTGATCGCCGGGCTGGTGGGCGTAAATGCCGATCAGCTGAAGATCGGTCAGCGTCTGCAGGTTGAGTTCGAACGTTTCGATGACCGACAGACTCTGCCGCAATTCCGGCCGGTGGCATAA